One Novipirellula aureliae DNA window includes the following coding sequences:
- a CDS encoding HPF/RaiA family ribosome-associated protein: MRRLNSNRLGIFHKIHDNRAAHDGGQIKEPTSTDSHFYQFPLLPIPTSTDSRSDNKMQVSVSARHGNLQPGDQQLIVEKTEKLRRLYDRISAIEVTVDLENLDKPSLEIRVSAEKTDDCISTGEANTVISALDSAIPKMEQQLRKLKDKKTGHRNTPHKHIESVVTDDDDE; this comes from the coding sequence TTGAGACGGTTAAATTCCAACCGGCTTGGAATCTTTCACAAGATTCACGACAACCGGGCGGCTCACGACGGCGGTCAAATCAAAGAACCCACTTCTACCGATTCCCACTTCTACCAATTCCCACTTCTACCGATTCCCACTTCTACCGATTCACGGAGCGACAACAAGATGCAGGTAAGCGTTTCGGCGCGTCATGGTAATCTTCAACCTGGCGATCAGCAGCTTATTGTAGAAAAAACGGAAAAGTTACGGAGGCTGTACGATCGAATCAGTGCGATCGAAGTCACCGTTGACTTAGAAAATCTTGATAAGCCCTCTTTGGAAATTCGTGTCTCGGCCGAAAAGACCGATGATTGCATCTCCACGGGTGAAGCCAACACGGTGATCTCCGCTCTCGATTCGGCAATCCCGAAAATGGAGCAGCAATTACGGAAACTGAAGGACAAAAAAACGGGTCACCGTAATACGCCCCACAAACACATTGAATCCGTCGTCACCGATGACGACGACGAATAA